In Zingiber officinale cultivar Zhangliang chromosome 1A, Zo_v1.1, whole genome shotgun sequence, a genomic segment contains:
- the LOC122007350 gene encoding flavanone 3-dioxygenase 2-like: MADMLLSIGVHDTMPSNYVSPENERPHLDHVIADANIPVVDFGVSDKSQIISQIEKACRLYGFFQVVNHGIAAELVKKVLAITLEFFCLPPEEKAKLYSDYPAKKIRLSTSFNVRKEKVHNWRGYPRLHCYPLEEFVPDWPSNPSSFK; this comes from the exons ATGGCGGATATGCTTCTCTCGATCGGGGTCCACGACACCATGCCCAGCAACTACGTGAGTCCGGAGAACGAACGACCCCACCTCGACCACGTCATCGCCGACGCGAACATCCCCGTCGTCGATTTCGGCGTCTCCGACAAGTCCCAAATCATCTCCCAAATTGAGAAGGCTTGTCGACTATACGGCTTCTTTCAG GTCGTCAATCATGGAATCGCCGCCGAATTGGTCAAGAAGGTGCTGGCCATCACCCTGGAGTTCTTTTGCCTCCCGCCGGAGGAGAAAGCGAAGCTCTACTCCGATTATCCCGCCAAGAAAATTCGCCTGTCCACGAGCTTTAATGTGAGGAAAGAGAAGGTCCACAACTGGAGAGGCTACCCCCGCCTTCATTGCTACCCGCTCGAGGAATTCGTCCCTGACTGGCCTTCCAATCCTTCCTCTTTTAAGtaa